The Catenuloplanes niger genome includes a window with the following:
- a CDS encoding DnaJ family domain-containing protein: MAHFFESLVDRKIREALERGEFDNLRGAGKPLPGHGGDYDEDWYVKELVEREQVGGAVLPGTLALRKDIEDLPRTLTRVRQERDVRRIVAELNERIADNHRGLLSGPPTTIKRLNTEEIVRDWRERMR, encoded by the coding sequence ATGGCGCACTTCTTCGAATCGCTGGTCGACAGGAAGATCCGTGAGGCGCTGGAGCGCGGCGAGTTCGACAACCTGCGCGGCGCCGGGAAACCGCTGCCCGGCCACGGCGGCGACTACGACGAGGACTGGTACGTCAAGGAGCTCGTCGAGCGTGAGCAGGTGGGCGGCGCGGTGCTGCCCGGCACGCTCGCGTTGCGCAAGGACATCGAGGACCTGCCGCGGACGCTGACCCGGGTGCGGCAGGAGCGCGACGTCCGGCGGATCGTGGCGGAGCTGAACGAGCGGATCGCCGACAACCACCGCGGGCTGCTCTCCGGACCGCCGACGACCATCAAGCGGCTGAACACGGAAGAGATCGTGCGCGATTGGCGCGAGCGCATGCGGTAG
- a CDS encoding HelD family protein encodes MEQQSSLGEEQAYLDGLYRRLDGMRSEASARLAEKMKESGGTPQERSQRDSAVTMYTDQVTVLGAVENGLCFGRLDFEDGAEKRYVGRIGIFDDRGDYEPLLVDWRAPAARPFYLATAAAPLGVMRRRHIRTAGRDVVALDDEVLDLDDAGTGAHDLTGEAALLAALDARRTGRMRDIVETIQAEQDRIIRADLSGTLVVQGGPGTGKTAVALHRAAYLLYTYRQQLSKQVVLILGPNPTFLRYIGQVLPSLAETGVLLRTLGGMFPGVNARRAEPDEVAEIKGRAVMADVIAAAVADRQRVPDEPVEINVEGETQLLLRPATIRAARDQVRRTGKLHNLARPDFDTEIIHALSLQLAEKIGTDPYANDSLGGEDAPGDPIIFDEADLAQIRRELRREPEVLAVLDWLWPVLTPQQIVAGLYASLSRMTAAASGLLTLDEQEALLREPEGGFSPADVPLLDEAAELLGEEENSRRERVAELERLFQLEYAQGAIDIALGSRSVDLEDEDDPELLMGTDLLDAGRMAERQQFDAALTAAQRAAADRTWAFGHVIVDEAQELSPMAWRLLMRRCPSRSMTIVGDVAQTGDLGGTSSWDDALAPYLDRRYRLAELTVSYRTPGEIMDVAAAVLARVNPDLAVPRAVRHTGLPPWRLTGDLTTLAKAVSEWSGDGRLGVIVPTSLLGEATAALPDAASGVRADLTSPVVVLTVRQSKGLEFDAVIVYDPDRIVAESPRGDGDLYVALTRATQTLGLVAPGPIESLPG; translated from the coding sequence GTGGAGCAGCAATCTTCACTGGGTGAGGAACAGGCCTACCTCGACGGGCTCTATCGCCGGCTCGACGGCATGCGCTCCGAGGCGTCCGCGCGGCTCGCCGAGAAGATGAAGGAGTCGGGCGGCACCCCGCAGGAGCGGTCCCAGCGGGACAGCGCGGTCACCATGTACACCGACCAGGTCACGGTCCTCGGCGCGGTGGAGAACGGGCTCTGCTTCGGCCGGCTCGACTTCGAGGACGGGGCCGAGAAGCGGTACGTCGGGCGCATCGGGATCTTCGACGACCGGGGCGACTACGAACCGCTGCTGGTGGACTGGCGTGCCCCGGCGGCCCGCCCGTTCTACCTCGCCACCGCGGCCGCGCCGCTCGGCGTGATGCGCCGCCGGCACATCCGCACGGCCGGCCGGGACGTGGTCGCGCTCGACGACGAGGTGCTCGACCTGGACGACGCCGGGACCGGGGCGCACGACCTGACCGGTGAGGCCGCGCTGCTGGCCGCGCTGGACGCGCGCCGGACCGGGCGGATGCGGGACATCGTCGAGACGATCCAGGCCGAGCAGGACCGGATCATCCGCGCGGACCTGTCCGGCACGCTGGTCGTGCAGGGCGGGCCCGGCACCGGCAAGACCGCGGTCGCGCTGCACCGCGCGGCGTACCTGCTCTACACGTACCGTCAGCAGCTGTCCAAGCAGGTCGTGCTGATCCTCGGCCCGAACCCGACGTTCCTGCGGTACATCGGCCAGGTCCTTCCGTCGCTGGCCGAGACCGGCGTGCTGCTGCGCACGCTCGGCGGCATGTTCCCCGGGGTGAACGCGCGCCGCGCCGAGCCGGACGAGGTCGCGGAGATCAAGGGCCGGGCCGTGATGGCCGACGTGATCGCGGCCGCGGTCGCGGACCGCCAGCGCGTCCCGGACGAGCCCGTCGAGATCAATGTCGAGGGCGAGACGCAGCTGCTGCTGCGGCCGGCCACCATCCGCGCGGCCCGCGACCAGGTCCGCCGCACCGGCAAGCTGCACAACCTGGCCCGCCCGGACTTCGACACCGAGATCATTCACGCGCTGTCGCTGCAGTTGGCGGAGAAGATCGGCACCGACCCGTACGCGAACGACTCGCTCGGCGGCGAGGACGCGCCCGGCGACCCGATCATCTTCGACGAGGCCGACCTCGCCCAGATCCGCCGCGAACTGCGTCGCGAGCCCGAGGTGCTGGCCGTGCTCGACTGGCTCTGGCCGGTCCTCACGCCGCAGCAGATCGTCGCCGGCCTCTACGCCTCGCTCTCCCGGATGACCGCCGCCGCGTCCGGACTGCTCACGCTGGACGAGCAGGAGGCGCTGCTGCGCGAGCCGGAGGGCGGCTTCAGCCCGGCCGACGTACCGCTGCTGGACGAGGCCGCGGAACTGCTCGGCGAGGAGGAGAACTCCCGGCGCGAGCGCGTCGCCGAACTGGAGCGGCTGTTCCAGCTGGAGTACGCGCAGGGCGCCATCGACATCGCGCTCGGCTCGCGCAGCGTCGACCTGGAGGACGAGGACGACCCCGAGCTGCTGATGGGCACCGACCTGCTGGACGCCGGCCGGATGGCCGAACGTCAGCAGTTCGACGCCGCGCTGACCGCCGCGCAGCGCGCCGCCGCGGACCGGACCTGGGCGTTCGGGCACGTCATCGTGGACGAGGCGCAGGAACTCAGCCCGATGGCCTGGCGGCTGCTCATGCGCCGCTGCCCGAGCCGCTCGATGACGATCGTCGGCGACGTCGCCCAGACCGGCGACCTCGGCGGCACCTCGTCCTGGGACGACGCGCTCGCACCCTACCTGGACCGTCGTTACCGCCTCGCCGAGCTCACCGTCAGTTACCGTACCCCCGGCGAGATCATGGACGTCGCGGCCGCGGTCCTGGCCCGGGTCAATCCGGACCTGGCCGTGCCCCGCGCGGTCCGGCACACCGGCTTGCCGCCGTGGCGCCTGACCGGCGACCTGACCACGCTGGCCAAGGCGGTGTCGGAGTGGTCCGGCGACGGGCGCCTCGGCGTCATCGTCCCGACGTCGCTGCTCGGCGAGGCCACCGCGGCGCTGCCCGACGCCGCCTCCGGTGTCCGCGCGGACCTGACCAGCCCGGTCGTCGTGCTCACCGTGCGTCAGTCCAAGGGGCTCGAGTTCGACGCGGTCATCGTCTACGACCCGGACCGGATCGTCGCGGAATCACCGCGCGGCGACGGCGACCTCTACGTCGCGCTGACCCGCGCCACCCAGACGCTGGGGCTCGTCGCACCGGGACCGATCGAGTCGCTGCCCGGCTAG